One region of Paraburkholderia acidiphila genomic DNA includes:
- a CDS encoding LysR family transcriptional regulator has translation MIDLSGIDLNLLVSLDALLAESNVTRAAARLNLTQPAVSAQLARLRQLFDDPLLIPAASGRGMTPTARALELMEPLHAALKTLETVVRREPAFDPLTGTRRFVVAASDQCVAVLGLPLMIEWPRVAGPGLQLAFIAIESGSLAERFERGEVDLLLGSAQQVPPTLKARKLYDERFVVAQRKGHPRGAAAFDLDGYCALEHVLVSTSGASFFGFMDEHLEALGRRRRVAHSVQHFTLVPEVLACTDYVATLPYRLIARYRDRVDLFELPFEARGFSMHAAWHPRNHADPALVWLRETVAALTTGDMVSDPLD, from the coding sequence GTGATTGATCTCTCCGGCATCGATCTGAACCTGCTCGTGTCGCTCGACGCCCTGCTCGCCGAGTCGAACGTCACGCGCGCCGCCGCGCGCCTGAATCTCACGCAGCCGGCCGTTTCGGCCCAGCTCGCGCGGCTGCGCCAACTCTTCGACGACCCGTTGCTCATTCCCGCCGCGAGTGGCCGCGGCATGACGCCCACGGCGCGCGCGCTCGAACTCATGGAGCCGCTGCATGCGGCGCTCAAAACGCTGGAAACCGTGGTGCGCCGGGAGCCCGCCTTCGATCCGCTCACCGGCACGCGGCGCTTCGTGGTCGCCGCAAGTGACCAATGCGTGGCCGTGCTGGGCCTGCCGCTGATGATCGAATGGCCGCGCGTGGCCGGGCCCGGGCTGCAACTGGCGTTCATCGCCATTGAATCCGGTTCGCTCGCGGAGCGCTTCGAGCGCGGCGAGGTCGATTTGCTGCTCGGCTCCGCGCAGCAGGTGCCGCCAACGCTGAAAGCCAGAAAGCTCTACGACGAGCGCTTCGTCGTGGCGCAGCGTAAAGGGCACCCGCGCGGCGCCGCCGCATTCGACCTGGACGGCTATTGCGCGCTCGAGCACGTGCTCGTTTCGACCAGCGGCGCGAGCTTCTTCGGCTTCATGGACGAGCATCTCGAAGCGCTTGGCCGCCGCCGCCGCGTGGCGCACTCGGTGCAGCACTTCACGCTCGTGCCCGAGGTGCTTGCGTGCACGGATTACGTGGCGACGCTCCCTTACAGGCTCATCGCGCGCTACCGCGACCGCGTGGACCTGTTCGAATTGCCGTTCGAGGCACGCGGCTTTTCGATGCATGCGGCATGGCATCCACGCAATCACGCCGACCCCGCGCTCGTGTGGCTTCGCGAGACGGTGGCTGCGTTGACCACCGGCGACATGGTTAGCGATCCTCTCGATTGA
- a CDS encoding (2Fe-2S)-binding protein: MSNERPLDAPCDCDDASQTSPSRAPADVTRRRFLQSAAAAAALSATPHLHAQNAPSATAPTQAPPPAPAQPVRLDINGREYALHIEPRVTLLDALRDYAGLTGTKKGCDRGQCGACTVLVEGRRINSCLTLAVMHEGQRITTVEGLAGVASLSPVQRAFIEHDAFQCGFCTPGQLCSATACLSEFSAGTASAATPDVRTRPAQLSDAEIRERMSGNICRCGAYVNIVAAVRDVHTASA, encoded by the coding sequence ATGTCCAACGAACGTCCCCTCGATGCGCCGTGCGATTGCGACGACGCCTCTCAAACTTCCCCCTCGCGCGCGCCCGCCGACGTTACGCGCCGCCGCTTCCTGCAATCGGCCGCCGCCGCTGCCGCGCTGAGCGCAACACCTCATCTGCATGCGCAAAACGCGCCGTCGGCCACCGCCCCAACGCAAGCACCACCGCCTGCACCCGCGCAACCGGTCAGGCTCGATATCAACGGCCGCGAATATGCGCTGCATATCGAACCACGCGTTACGTTGCTCGATGCGCTACGCGACTATGCGGGTCTCACCGGCACGAAGAAGGGCTGCGACCGTGGTCAGTGCGGCGCGTGCACGGTGCTCGTGGAAGGAAGGCGCATCAACAGCTGTCTCACGCTCGCGGTAATGCACGAAGGCCAGCGCATCACCACGGTCGAAGGGCTCGCGGGCGTGGCCTCGCTGAGTCCCGTGCAGCGCGCCTTTATCGAGCACGATGCCTTTCAGTGCGGCTTCTGCACGCCTGGCCAGTTGTGCTCGGCAACGGCATGCCTGAGCGAATTCTCGGCAGGCACGGCGAGCGCCGCCACGCCCGACGTGCGCACACGCCCCGCGCAACTGAGCGACGCCGAAATACGCGAGCGCATGAGCGGCAACATCTGCCGCTGCGGCGCCTATGTCAACATCGTGGCCGCCGTGCGCGACGTGCACACGGCCAGCGCCTGA
- a CDS encoding FAD-dependent oxidoreductase: protein MLTPDEIRAVPLFSTLPEAELERLAQTSADLHLNPGEYAVHEGGERALYAVLSGKMEVVKLFDGVERTLGWRLPGTIFGEVPLALSSPFPGAYRAALPSRVMRVDAQHYYALAAASSEVATRMGALARERIGGLQGLSAEPPKTRVTLVGARWDPACANLRQFLARNQISCEWMTPDAPELKARWNGPCPKEQDCPTLRLADGTLLSRPATRDLAERLGLQTQPRLTEYDTLIIGGGPAGLAAAVYGASEGLRTIVVEREAPGGQAGTSSRIENYLGFPGGISGDELASRALQQARRLGAEILVTRAVARVDTAAREVHLDGGDMVRAHTLILATGVTWRRLAIEGFDRFIGKGIYYGAARSEASGTHGLDVYLIGGGNSSGQAALYFANHARAVTLIVRGESLENKMSRYLVEQLAGKENVRVELNSEVVGVHGETHLDAIDVLNTASASVSRRECGGLFVFIGADAETGWLPPEIACDKRGYVLTGDDAVKAGRWSHRRDPYLLESSVPGIFACGDVRLSPVKRVASAVGEGSMAIAFVHRYLQEDRA, encoded by the coding sequence ATGCTGACCCCAGACGAAATCCGCGCGGTGCCGCTTTTCTCCACGCTCCCCGAAGCCGAACTCGAACGCCTCGCCCAAACTTCCGCGGATTTGCATCTGAATCCCGGTGAATACGCCGTGCATGAAGGCGGCGAGCGTGCGCTGTATGCCGTGCTGTCCGGCAAGATGGAGGTCGTGAAGCTGTTCGACGGCGTCGAGCGCACGCTTGGGTGGCGCTTGCCCGGCACGATCTTCGGCGAGGTTCCGCTCGCGCTCAGCTCCCCCTTTCCCGGCGCGTATCGCGCGGCCCTGCCCTCGCGCGTCATGCGCGTGGACGCGCAGCACTACTACGCGCTCGCCGCCGCCTCGTCCGAGGTCGCCACGCGCATGGGCGCGCTCGCGCGCGAACGCATAGGCGGCTTGCAAGGCCTTTCCGCGGAGCCGCCGAAAACGCGCGTCACGCTCGTTGGTGCGCGCTGGGACCCGGCCTGCGCGAACCTGCGCCAGTTCCTCGCGCGCAACCAGATCAGCTGCGAGTGGATGACACCCGATGCGCCCGAACTCAAGGCGCGCTGGAACGGGCCGTGCCCGAAAGAACAGGACTGCCCGACTTTGCGCCTCGCCGACGGCACGTTGCTAAGCCGCCCCGCAACGCGCGACCTCGCGGAGCGCCTCGGGCTACAAACGCAGCCTCGTCTCACGGAATACGACACGCTGATCATCGGCGGCGGCCCGGCTGGGCTTGCCGCTGCTGTCTATGGCGCATCCGAAGGACTCCGTACCATCGTGGTCGAACGGGAAGCGCCGGGCGGCCAGGCTGGCACCTCATCGCGCATCGAAAACTATCTGGGCTTTCCCGGCGGCATTTCCGGCGACGAACTGGCGAGCCGCGCGTTGCAGCAGGCAAGGCGCCTGGGCGCGGAAATCCTCGTCACGCGCGCCGTCGCGCGAGTCGACACCGCCGCGCGCGAAGTCCATCTCGACGGCGGCGACATGGTCCGCGCACACACGCTCATTCTCGCGACGGGCGTCACGTGGCGGCGCCTCGCAATCGAAGGATTCGACCGCTTCATCGGCAAGGGCATCTATTACGGCGCGGCGCGCAGCGAAGCAAGCGGCACACACGGACTCGACGTGTATTTGATCGGCGGCGGCAATTCGTCGGGACAAGCCGCGCTGTACTTCGCGAATCATGCGCGCGCCGTCACGCTCATCGTGCGCGGCGAATCGCTCGAGAACAAGATGTCGCGCTATCTCGTCGAACAGTTGGCCGGGAAAGAGAACGTGCGCGTCGAACTGAATTCCGAAGTGGTCGGCGTGCATGGGGAGACGCATCTCGACGCCATCGACGTGCTCAATACGGCCAGCGCAAGCGTGAGCCGGCGCGAATGCGGCGGCCTGTTCGTGTTCATTGGCGCAGACGCCGAAACGGGCTGGCTGCCGCCCGAGATCGCCTGCGATAAACGCGGCTACGTATTGACCGGCGACGATGCCGTGAAGGCCGGACGCTGGTCGCACCGGCGCGATCCTTACCTGCTCGAATCGAGCGTGCCCGGCATCTTCGCTTGCGGCGACGTGCGGCTGAGCCCGGTCAAGCGCGTGGCCTCAGCCGTGGGTGAAGGCAGCATGGCAATCGCCTTCGTGCATCGTTACCTCCAGGAAGACCGCGCGTAA